Proteins co-encoded in one Opitutus terrae PB90-1 genomic window:
- a CDS encoding class II aldolase/adducin family protein: MPQVLTAREVQDLVRAGQPVPEGALLTPSARDFLEDHKRTARGSSRPAPVAGFVEPRSAPSTTGSSRPATAALTVVPAAGLSTLNSQLSTSSAPATPDYEFRWTPGSDPKTPAEIERFFRSEPIEILKRRICDIGRRLWLKDYTDGNGGNITIRVGDNLALCTPTLICKGFMTPEDMCLVDLDGNQLAGTRVRTSEAKTHFGIMKRQPAAKACVHAHPPHATAFAISNAKIPSALIPEAEVFLGRIGIAQYETPGTPANAEEVGRVGVDHQAVLMQNHGVIVWGKDVEDAYWKMENIDAYCRTIAIAAGLGTGLHRFGPDKLKDLIALRQKLGMPDPRANLKEAELCDDNSEFRPAVVCQTPAGSLAAPAGNEPAANPEVEALVQRLTEEILRQLQNK; this comes from the coding sequence ATGCCACAAGTTCTCACCGCTCGCGAAGTCCAGGACCTCGTCCGCGCCGGGCAGCCCGTGCCGGAAGGCGCGCTGCTGACGCCGTCCGCCCGCGACTTCCTCGAAGATCACAAACGCACCGCCCGCGGCTCGTCGCGTCCCGCTCCTGTAGCCGGGTTCGTCGAACCCCGCTCGGCACCCTCCACCACGGGCTCATCGAGGCCGGCCACAGCAGCACTCACCGTGGTTCCGGCCGCAGGTCTCTCAACCCTCAACTCTCAACTCTCAACTTCCTCGGCCCCGGCCACGCCCGACTACGAGTTTCGCTGGACGCCCGGCTCCGATCCAAAGACGCCCGCCGAGATCGAGCGGTTCTTCCGCTCCGAGCCGATCGAAATCCTCAAGCGCAGGATCTGCGACATTGGCCGTCGGCTCTGGCTGAAGGACTACACCGACGGCAACGGCGGCAACATCACCATCCGCGTCGGTGACAACCTCGCGCTCTGCACGCCCACGCTCATCTGCAAGGGCTTCATGACGCCCGAGGACATGTGCCTCGTCGACCTCGACGGCAACCAGCTCGCCGGCACGCGCGTCCGCACGAGCGAAGCGAAGACGCATTTCGGGATCATGAAACGGCAGCCCGCCGCGAAGGCCTGCGTGCACGCGCACCCGCCACACGCCACCGCGTTCGCGATCTCCAACGCGAAGATTCCTTCGGCCCTCATTCCGGAAGCGGAGGTGTTCCTTGGCCGGATCGGCATCGCCCAGTACGAAACGCCCGGCACGCCCGCCAATGCCGAGGAAGTCGGCCGCGTCGGCGTCGATCACCAGGCGGTGCTCATGCAGAATCACGGCGTGATCGTGTGGGGCAAGGACGTCGAGGACGCCTACTGGAAAATGGAGAACATCGACGCCTATTGCCGCACGATCGCGATCGCCGCGGGGCTCGGCACAGGCCTGCATCGTTTCGGTCCCGACAAGCTCAAGGATCTCATCGCCCTCCGCCAGAAGCTCGGCATGCCGGATCCGCGCGCGAACTTAAAGGAAGCGGAACTCTGCGACGACAACAGCGAGTTTCGCCCCGCCGTCGTCTGCCAGACTCCCGCCGGCTCGCTCGCCGCGCCCGCGGGCAACGAACCCGCCGCCAATCCCGAAGTCGAAGCGCTCGTGCAGAGACTCACCGAGGAGATCCTGCGCCAGCTGCAGAACAAGTAG
- a CDS encoding class II aldolase/adducin family protein codes for MDSAWLHPRDELVATMQRIYRYRMTTTSGGNLSIRDPDGSIWITPARVDKGALTPADIVRVLPDDRREGTHPPSSEFPFHREIYRRRPDIKAIVHAHPGALVAFSICRQLPDTRVQSHVHAVCGRVALAPYACPGTQALGDKIAATFAAGADCVLLENHGVVIGGRDLRDAFQRFETLEFAAQTLLRAASLGPVRVLPPETLAIDTMPQFRDLPIAPPSNEEKDLRNQICRFVQRAYQQRLLISTAGAFSARLAQGEFLITPRRRDRLELQPPRIVRVRGDACPAGQQPSRAARLHAEIYARHPEIGAIINAQPAHASAFCVTDVPLSTHTIPESYVVLNDVPELPFRRIVEDAAVLATEVSATKRPVVLIANEGALVVGRTLLEAFDRLEVLEATAEALLLARPLGGIVEMPDSAINELREAFKIP; via the coding sequence ATGGACTCCGCCTGGCTCCATCCTCGCGACGAACTCGTCGCCACCATGCAGCGGATCTACCGCTATCGGATGACCACCACGTCCGGCGGGAATCTCTCGATCCGCGATCCGGACGGCAGCATCTGGATCACGCCGGCGCGCGTGGACAAGGGCGCGCTCACGCCCGCCGACATCGTGCGCGTCCTGCCTGACGATCGCCGCGAAGGCACGCATCCGCCCTCGTCCGAGTTTCCGTTTCACCGCGAGATCTACCGCCGCCGGCCCGACATCAAGGCGATTGTCCACGCGCACCCGGGCGCGCTCGTGGCGTTCTCGATTTGCCGCCAGCTGCCCGACACGCGCGTGCAATCGCACGTGCACGCCGTCTGCGGCCGGGTCGCGCTCGCCCCTTACGCATGTCCCGGCACTCAGGCGTTGGGCGACAAGATTGCGGCGACGTTTGCGGCCGGTGCGGATTGCGTGCTGCTGGAAAACCATGGCGTGGTGATCGGCGGCCGCGATCTCCGCGATGCGTTCCAGCGATTCGAGACGCTCGAGTTTGCCGCGCAGACATTGCTTCGCGCCGCCTCGCTGGGTCCGGTTCGCGTGCTTCCGCCCGAAACGCTGGCCATCGACACGATGCCGCAGTTTCGCGATCTGCCGATCGCGCCGCCAAGCAACGAAGAGAAGGACCTGCGGAATCAAATCTGCCGGTTCGTGCAGCGTGCCTACCAGCAGCGGCTGCTGATCAGCACGGCCGGCGCGTTCTCCGCGCGACTCGCGCAGGGAGAGTTCCTGATCACGCCGCGCCGGCGCGACCGGCTCGAACTGCAGCCACCCAGAATCGTGCGCGTGCGCGGGGATGCCTGCCCTGCCGGCCAGCAACCGAGCCGTGCGGCCCGGCTGCACGCCGAGATCTACGCCCGCCACCCGGAGATCGGCGCCATCATCAACGCCCAGCCGGCGCACGCCTCGGCCTTCTGCGTGACGGACGTGCCGCTCAGCACCCACACGATTCCGGAAAGCTACGTTGTCCTCAACGACGTGCCCGAACTTCCCTTCCGGCGGATCGTCGAGGATGCCGCCGTGCTGGCGACGGAGGTTTCCGCGACGAAGCGCCCCGTCGTGCTGATCGCGAACGAAGGCGCGCTGGTGGTCGGTCGGACGCTGCTCGAAGCCTTCGATCGCCTCGAGGTTCTCGAAGCCACCGCCGAAGCCCTGCTGCTGGCTCGTCCGCTCGGCGGCATCGTGGAGATGCCCGATAGCGCGATCAACGAGCTCCGCGAGGCGTTCAAGATTCCCTGA
- a CDS encoding EutN/CcmL family microcompartment protein has translation MRLGIVIGRVTLTQKEPVYNGGRLLIVQPWTRAEFAAASADRSGDATPSSRPIGSNIALPLPKGSSVIVYDELGAGIGSIIGFTEGAEATMPFTGDAPVDAYCACIVDQVDYQPPAAANPVDRAAL, from the coding sequence ATGCGCCTCGGCATCGTCATCGGTCGCGTCACGCTCACGCAAAAGGAGCCCGTCTACAACGGCGGCCGTTTGCTGATCGTGCAGCCATGGACCCGCGCCGAGTTCGCCGCTGCGTCCGCCGATCGTTCTGGAGACGCGACGCCCTCGTCGCGTCCCATCGGGTCCAACATAGCCCTTCCGCTGCCGAAGGGTTCCAGCGTCATCGTCTATGACGAACTCGGCGCCGGCATCGGCAGCATCATCGGCTTCACCGAAGGCGCCGAAGCGACCATGCCCTTCACCGGCGATGCGCCCGTCGACGCCTACTGCGCCTGCATCGTCGATCAGGTGGATTATCAACCGCCAGCCGCCGCCAACCCAGTCGATAGGGCGGCTCTGTGA
- a CDS encoding aldehyde dehydrogenase → MPSLPIDETLVRSVVEEVVRAFARNGGTIGTASASTAAAPSRAGAGPALVSTRNSGPRYGVFQDVPSAVAAAQAAYLQLCVKGVAARAKVVEIVKALATQNAEEWGKFEFAETKIGRLDHKIEKLQIVKLVPGVEWLHPDARSGDHGITLEEYTPFGVIAAILPMTHSIPTLSGNIINIVAAGNAVIFNPHPGGARSAALAVRAYNEAITAATGIENLVCTIEQPTLESFDALCQAPEVRVLCVTGGPAVVAAAMKSGKRAICAGPGNPPVLVDDTVNFDKAARDIIQGAAYDNNLLCVGEKEVFVLDKVADKLISAFARNGARQLNSSQLERLTAAAFTNKPDAGGCSHPVLNRSFVGVDAAVLARHAGTEVPANTPLLFAETDANHAFVIEEQMMPMIPIVRVKSVEEGVAAAVKAEHGYKHSAIIHSLNVDHMTMMARALDTTVFIKNGPCVAGLGLGGEGYLSYSIATTTGEGITTPRTFTRTRRCVMVDNLRIY, encoded by the coding sequence AAGAAGTTGTCCGCGCGTTCGCGCGCAACGGCGGCACGATCGGAACGGCTTCCGCTTCGACCGCCGCCGCTCCGTCCCGCGCTGGCGCCGGTCCCGCGCTCGTTTCGACTCGCAACTCGGGTCCGCGTTACGGCGTGTTTCAGGACGTTCCCTCCGCCGTTGCTGCCGCCCAGGCCGCCTACCTGCAGCTCTGCGTGAAAGGGGTCGCCGCGCGCGCCAAGGTCGTCGAGATCGTCAAAGCCCTCGCGACGCAAAACGCCGAGGAGTGGGGCAAGTTCGAGTTCGCCGAGACCAAGATCGGCCGGCTCGACCACAAGATCGAAAAGCTCCAGATCGTGAAACTCGTGCCCGGCGTCGAGTGGCTGCACCCCGACGCGCGCAGCGGCGATCACGGCATCACGCTCGAGGAATACACGCCGTTTGGCGTCATCGCCGCGATCCTGCCGATGACGCATTCGATCCCCACGCTGTCCGGCAACATCATCAACATCGTCGCCGCCGGCAACGCGGTGATCTTCAACCCGCACCCGGGTGGCGCGCGCTCGGCCGCGCTCGCGGTCCGCGCCTACAACGAGGCGATCACTGCCGCCACCGGCATCGAGAATCTCGTCTGCACGATCGAGCAGCCGACCCTCGAGTCGTTCGACGCGCTTTGCCAGGCGCCCGAGGTCCGCGTGCTCTGCGTCACCGGCGGCCCGGCCGTCGTCGCCGCCGCGATGAAGTCCGGCAAACGCGCGATCTGCGCCGGCCCGGGCAATCCGCCCGTGCTGGTCGACGACACCGTCAATTTCGACAAGGCTGCGCGCGATATCATTCAGGGCGCCGCCTACGACAACAACCTGCTCTGCGTCGGCGAAAAAGAGGTGTTCGTCCTCGACAAGGTCGCGGACAAGTTGATCTCCGCCTTCGCGCGCAACGGCGCCCGGCAGCTCAACAGCTCGCAGCTCGAACGGCTCACCGCCGCCGCCTTCACCAACAAGCCTGACGCCGGCGGCTGCTCGCACCCCGTGCTCAACCGCAGCTTCGTCGGCGTCGACGCCGCCGTCCTCGCGCGGCACGCCGGCACCGAGGTCCCCGCCAACACGCCGCTGCTCTTCGCCGAAACCGACGCGAATCACGCCTTCGTGATTGAGGAGCAGATGATGCCGATGATTCCGATCGTCCGCGTGAAGTCGGTCGAGGAAGGCGTCGCCGCCGCAGTGAAAGCCGAGCACGGCTACAAGCACTCCGCGATCATCCACTCGCTTAACGTTGATCACATGACGATGATGGCCCGCGCGCTCGACACGACCGTGTTCATCAAGAACGGCCCGTGCGTCGCCGGCCTCGGCCTCGGCGGCGAAGGCTATCTCAGCTACTCGATCGCCACCACCACCGGCGAGGGCATCACCACGCCACGCACCTTCACCCGCACGCGCCGCTGCGTGATGGTCGACAACCTCCGGATCTACTAA
- a CDS encoding EutN/CcmL family microcompartment protein has product MNYARIDGTIVASACHRSMGGTRTVICQPIDAEGRDEGAPILAVDPLGAGLHEVVILSTDGSATREFVRDPKSPLRNLIIGIVDPTAT; this is encoded by the coding sequence ATGAACTACGCCCGTATTGACGGCACGATCGTCGCCTCCGCCTGCCATCGCAGCATGGGCGGCACGCGCACGGTCATCTGTCAGCCGATCGATGCGGAAGGCCGGGACGAAGGAGCACCGATTCTCGCGGTCGATCCGCTCGGCGCCGGCTTGCACGAGGTCGTGATCCTCTCGACCGACGGCTCGGCCACGCGCGAGTTCGTGCGCGATCCGAAATCCCCGCTCCGCAACCTGATCATCGGGATCGTCGATCCGACGGCAACGTAG
- a CDS encoding rhamnulokinase has protein sequence MPRTPTTPLHCAAVDLGATSGRVIVGTWARNKLRLTEVHRFPNTFQSLGAHDYWNLPGLWAEVQTGLRQAAAQFKPIASVGVDTWGVDYVLVNDGGRLVFPAHAYRDARTQPGLKRLGNTRAALARVYAATGIPNVFYNSSLQLQEVVANCAAIEDLATRCLFLPDYFNYLLSGRMENELTIASTTQLLDVHSTNWSRQALDYFRIPAQWFSKPILAGTKLGQVTSLAELKATQVIAVPSHDTAAAYDAMPASPDGTDLFLSSGTWSLVGFESDQPLLGAEALEKRIANERTGRGGYRPLTNVIGLWLLERTLAAFDKRPKSGAEFDALAAAAAKLPAPKQLLDVSDLVFANPSSMRAAIDAQLKKRGAKPPRDLPGYARLICDSLGRGHADAMRAFERLAGRTFKRILIVGGGSKNQLLCQATADAAGVPVVSFSLEGTAVGNIASQLIALRAVKDLATFRAHLAQSIKQTTYQPKSRAQS, from the coding sequence ATGCCCCGCACGCCCACCACTCCCCTGCACTGCGCCGCCGTCGATCTTGGTGCCACTAGCGGCCGCGTGATCGTCGGCACCTGGGCCAGGAACAAACTCAGGCTCACGGAGGTTCACCGGTTTCCCAACACGTTCCAATCGCTTGGCGCGCACGACTACTGGAACCTTCCCGGGCTCTGGGCCGAGGTGCAGACGGGCCTCCGCCAGGCCGCCGCGCAATTCAAGCCCATCGCCTCCGTCGGCGTGGATACGTGGGGCGTCGACTACGTGCTCGTCAACGACGGGGGGCGGCTCGTTTTCCCGGCGCACGCCTATCGCGACGCGCGCACGCAGCCCGGGCTGAAACGGCTCGGCAACACCCGCGCCGCGCTCGCGCGAGTTTACGCCGCCACCGGCATCCCGAACGTTTTCTACAACTCCAGCCTGCAGCTCCAGGAGGTGGTCGCGAACTGCGCCGCGATCGAGGACCTCGCCACGCGCTGCCTCTTCCTCCCGGACTATTTCAATTATCTCCTCTCCGGTCGGATGGAGAACGAGCTCACGATCGCGAGCACCACCCAGCTTCTCGACGTCCATTCGACGAACTGGTCCCGGCAGGCGCTCGATTACTTCCGGATTCCGGCGCAGTGGTTTTCGAAACCGATCCTCGCCGGCACGAAACTAGGCCAGGTCACTTCGCTCGCCGAGTTGAAAGCCACGCAGGTCATCGCCGTCCCCAGCCACGACACCGCCGCCGCCTACGACGCTATGCCTGCCAGCCCCGACGGCACCGATCTCTTCCTCAGCTCTGGTACGTGGTCGCTCGTCGGCTTCGAAAGCGACCAACCCCTCCTTGGCGCGGAGGCGCTGGAAAAGCGCATTGCCAACGAGCGCACGGGCCGTGGCGGCTATCGTCCGCTCACGAACGTCATCGGGCTGTGGCTGCTCGAACGGACGCTCGCCGCCTTCGACAAGCGTCCGAAGAGCGGCGCCGAGTTCGACGCGCTCGCTGCCGCCGCGGCGAAACTTCCCGCGCCGAAACAGCTGCTCGACGTCAGCGATCTGGTCTTCGCGAATCCGTCCTCGATGCGCGCTGCGATCGACGCCCAGCTGAAAAAACGCGGCGCGAAACCGCCGCGCGATCTACCCGGCTACGCGCGGCTGATCTGCGATTCGCTGGGCCGCGGTCACGCCGACGCGATGCGCGCGTTCGAACGGCTCGCCGGCCGCACGTTCAAGCGGATCCTCATCGTCGGAGGCGGTTCGAAAAACCAGCTGCTCTGTCAGGCCACCGCCGATGCCGCCGGCGTGCCGGTGGTGTCGTTCTCCCTCGAGGGCACCGCCGTCGGCAACATCGCCAGCCAGCTCATCGCGCTGCGCGCGGTGAAAGACCTCGCCACCTTCCGCGCGCATCTCGCGCAATCGATCAAGCAGACAACCTACCAACCCAAGTCTAGAGCCCAGAGCTGA
- a CDS encoding lactate/malate dehydrogenase family protein has protein sequence MKLTIIGGGGRVGSNAAFALQCAGIVSEIQLLDANAELAAGEALDLLHGSASVADQRIYAGDYARAADSDMFVVTAGLRRKPDESRLDLINRNVALFDSILASIKQAGLRKDALVFVVSNPVDTLTQLAVARLGLPSQQVLGLGTMLDTARFRSLIAEQLKLAPTQVKALILGEHGDTMVPIWSSATAAGLPLEKMPGVTPSFQQQIFERTKTSGAEVIRRKGGAGWAVAITIAEVVHAIAQDKRQLLPVSSLQQGCYGLRDVALSVPTVVGRGGVISHVEIPLWPKEQQGLQASARALQEIWSKVRPR, from the coding sequence ATGAAACTCACCATCATCGGCGGCGGCGGCCGCGTCGGATCCAACGCGGCATTCGCGCTGCAGTGCGCCGGCATTGTTTCCGAAATCCAATTGCTCGATGCCAATGCCGAGCTCGCCGCCGGCGAGGCGCTCGATCTTCTGCACGGCTCCGCTTCGGTCGCCGACCAGCGGATCTATGCCGGTGACTACGCGCGTGCCGCCGACAGCGATATGTTCGTGGTCACCGCCGGACTGCGGCGCAAACCCGACGAGTCACGGCTGGACCTGATCAACCGCAACGTCGCGCTGTTCGACAGCATCCTCGCGTCGATCAAGCAAGCCGGCCTGCGCAAGGACGCGCTCGTCTTCGTGGTCTCCAATCCGGTCGACACGCTGACGCAGCTCGCGGTCGCGCGACTGGGCTTGCCGTCGCAGCAGGTGCTCGGGCTCGGCACGATGCTCGACACCGCGCGCTTCCGCTCGCTTATCGCCGAGCAGCTGAAACTCGCGCCGACGCAGGTGAAGGCGCTGATCCTCGGTGAACACGGTGACACCATGGTGCCAATCTGGTCGAGCGCCACCGCCGCCGGACTCCCGCTGGAAAAGATGCCGGGCGTTACGCCGAGCTTTCAGCAGCAGATTTTCGAACGCACCAAGACCAGCGGCGCCGAAGTCATTCGTCGCAAGGGCGGCGCCGGCTGGGCCGTCGCGATCACCATCGCCGAGGTCGTGCACGCGATCGCGCAGGACAAGCGCCAGCTGCTCCCCGTCTCGTCGCTGCAGCAAGGCTGCTATGGATTGCGCGACGTTGCCCTCAGTGTGCCGACGGTGGTCGGTCGTGGCGGCGTGATCTCGCACGTCGAGATTCCGCTCTGGCCGAAGGAGCAGCAGGGCCTGCAAGCCAGCGCCCGCGCATTGCAGGAAATCTGGTCGAAGGTGAGGCCACGGTAG
- a CDS encoding L-rhamnose isomerase has translation MSSAKAISAAYKLARDAYADLGIDTEAAIKRALSLPISLHCWQADDVRGLETPKPGLDSGGIMATGGYPGRARNGDEMRADLDLVLNLLPGKQRLNLHAFYAETGAAHVDRDEIEPEHFARWLAWANSRRVGLDFNPTYFAHPHATSGFTLSHPDKAIRKFWINHAKASRRIAQHFAKNLGTPCVNNHWVPDGAKDAPADRWAPRARLVESYDAIFADKSINRKLCVDAVEGKLFGLGSEDYVVGSQEFYSSYAQSRDLVLCLDLGHYHPTESVADKVSALMQFHDRILLHTSRPIRWDSDHVVILDDSTRNLFLEIARGNAWDRVFVALDFFDASINRIAAYVIGARATRQAILLGLLDPSQQLREAETAGRGHERLALMEQAKALPWGAVWDELCVRDDVPARADWLAAVARYERDVLAKR, from the coding sequence ATGTCCTCCGCCAAAGCTATTTCCGCCGCCTACAAACTCGCCCGAGACGCCTATGCCGACCTTGGCATCGACACCGAAGCCGCCATCAAGCGCGCGCTCTCTCTCCCGATCTCGCTCCATTGCTGGCAGGCGGACGACGTGCGCGGACTCGAGACGCCGAAGCCGGGACTCGATTCTGGCGGGATCATGGCGACCGGCGGTTATCCGGGCCGGGCGCGCAATGGCGACGAGATGCGCGCCGATCTCGACCTCGTGTTGAACCTCCTTCCGGGCAAACAGCGGCTCAACCTGCACGCGTTCTACGCCGAGACCGGCGCCGCCCACGTCGATCGCGATGAGATCGAGCCGGAACATTTCGCCCGCTGGCTCGCGTGGGCAAATTCACGCCGCGTGGGGCTCGACTTCAATCCGACCTACTTCGCGCACCCGCACGCCACCTCGGGCTTCACGCTTTCGCATCCGGACAAAGCGATCCGCAAGTTCTGGATCAACCACGCGAAGGCCTCGCGCCGGATCGCGCAGCATTTCGCCAAAAATCTCGGCACTCCCTGCGTGAACAACCATTGGGTGCCGGATGGCGCCAAGGATGCGCCGGCCGACCGCTGGGCGCCGCGCGCACGCCTCGTCGAATCCTACGATGCCATTTTTGCCGACAAATCGATCAACCGGAAGCTCTGCGTCGATGCCGTCGAAGGAAAACTCTTCGGGCTCGGCAGTGAGGATTACGTCGTCGGCTCGCAGGAATTTTATTCGTCCTACGCGCAGTCACGCGATCTCGTGCTCTGCCTCGATCTCGGGCATTATCATCCGACCGAGTCGGTCGCGGACAAGGTTTCCGCGCTGATGCAGTTCCACGATCGGATTCTCCTGCACACGTCGCGGCCGATTCGCTGGGACAGCGATCACGTCGTCATCCTCGACGACTCCACGCGCAATCTCTTCCTCGAGATCGCGCGCGGCAACGCGTGGGATCGCGTCTTCGTCGCGCTGGATTTCTTCGATGCGTCGATCAACCGGATCGCCGCGTACGTGATCGGCGCGCGCGCCACCCGGCAGGCGATTTTGCTCGGGCTGCTCGATCCCTCGCAGCAGCTGCGCGAGGCCGAAACCGCCGGCCGGGGTCATGAGCGGCTCGCGCTGATGGAGCAGGCGAAAGCGCTGCCGTGGGGCGCCGTGTGGGACGAACTCTGCGTGCGCGACGACGTGCCCGCCCGCGCCGATTGGCTCGCCGCCGTCGCGCGCTATGAACGGGACGTGCTGGCGAAGCGGTAG
- a CDS encoding bifunctional rhamnulose-1-phosphate aldolase/short-chain dehydrogenase translates to MSYHYVSYLWDDTVAASLDPVARLVYRSNLLGSDQRITNTGGGNTSSKLTERDPLTGAPVEVLWVKGSGGDLRTSKRENFASLYQPKLLDLQRLYATRADKGLKSSAEDDMVGMYTHATFNLNPRASSIDTPLHAFLPGRHVDHMHPNAIIAIAASANCERLTREIFGDAMAYVPWMRPGFELGLAMQEIVRRQPGVRAIMMGQHGFIAWDDDDKACYTRTLDFIERAATYIEERYAARGGDAAAFGGAKYQTLDEPRRRATLAAVLPWLRGQVSRERRFVGTIQDDTPILRFVNSHDAPRLAELGTSCPDHFLRTKIKPLYVDWNPQSEDLAALKGKLAAGLEQYRRDYAAYYDRCKHANSPAMRDPNPTVVLIPGLGMIAWGKDKSESRVTAEFYNCAVEVMRGAEAIDRYVALPQQEAFDIEYWLLEEAKLKRMPAEKELARQIAVVIGAGSGIGRETAHRLAREGAQLVCVDLMEGAAQSTAKEITDRLGLGIGVAGSGISNCGPALGLGANITDRASIRHMLDQVALAYGGFDAIVVTAGVFVPSDTTGHIPDEKWALTFNINVTGSYLVADEAAKTWRDQGLRGSLVLTTSANAVVAKKGSVAYDTSKAAASHLVRELAIELAPLVRVNGVAPATVVQGSAMFPRDRVIGSLAKYNIAFAADEPTDSLVRKLAQFYADRTLTKAPITPGDQAEAYFLLVSSRLAKTTGQILTVDGGLHEAFLR, encoded by the coding sequence ATGTCCTACCACTACGTCAGCTATCTTTGGGATGACACCGTCGCCGCGTCGCTCGATCCGGTCGCCCGGCTCGTTTACCGCTCCAATCTTCTCGGCTCGGACCAGCGGATCACCAACACCGGTGGCGGCAACACCTCGTCCAAACTCACCGAGCGCGACCCGCTGACCGGCGCACCGGTGGAGGTGCTTTGGGTGAAAGGCTCCGGCGGCGACCTCCGCACGAGCAAGCGCGAGAATTTCGCGTCGCTGTATCAACCGAAGCTGCTCGACCTGCAGCGGCTCTACGCGACGCGGGCGGACAAGGGGCTGAAGTCGTCCGCCGAGGACGACATGGTCGGCATGTATACGCACGCGACGTTCAACCTGAATCCGCGTGCCTCCTCGATTGACACGCCGCTGCATGCGTTCCTGCCCGGGCGGCATGTGGACCACATGCATCCGAATGCGATCATCGCGATCGCCGCGTCAGCGAATTGCGAGCGGCTCACGCGCGAGATCTTCGGCGACGCAATGGCCTACGTGCCGTGGATGCGGCCGGGCTTCGAGCTCGGGCTCGCGATGCAGGAAATCGTCCGTCGTCAGCCCGGCGTTCGGGCGATCATGATGGGCCAGCACGGTTTCATCGCGTGGGACGACGACGACAAGGCGTGCTACACCCGCACCCTCGACTTCATTGAACGCGCCGCCACCTACATCGAAGAGCGCTACGCGGCGCGCGGCGGCGACGCGGCGGCCTTCGGCGGCGCGAAATACCAGACGCTCGACGAGCCCCGCCGCCGCGCGACGCTCGCGGCCGTGCTCCCGTGGCTGCGCGGCCAGGTGTCGCGCGAACGGCGGTTTGTCGGCACGATTCAGGATGACACGCCGATCCTGCGCTTCGTGAACTCGCACGACGCGCCGCGGCTCGCCGAGCTCGGCACGTCCTGCCCGGATCATTTTTTGCGGACGAAGATCAAGCCGCTTTACGTCGACTGGAATCCGCAGAGCGAGGACCTCGCTGCGTTGAAGGGCAAACTCGCCGCCGGGCTCGAGCAGTATCGCCGCGACTACGCCGCCTACTACGATCGCTGCAAGCACGCCAACTCGCCCGCGATGCGCGACCCCAATCCTACCGTCGTGCTCATTCCCGGGCTCGGGATGATCGCGTGGGGGAAGGACAAATCCGAGTCGCGCGTCACCGCGGAGTTCTACAATTGCGCGGTCGAGGTCATGCGCGGTGCCGAGGCGATTGACCGCTACGTGGCGTTGCCGCAGCAGGAGGCGTTCGACATCGAGTACTGGCTGCTCGAGGAGGCGAAGTTGAAGCGCATGCCCGCCGAAAAGGAACTCGCGCGCCAGATCGCCGTCGTGATCGGCGCCGGCTCCGGCATCGGCAGGGAGACGGCGCACCGGCTCGCGCGCGAAGGCGCCCAGCTCGTCTGCGTCGATCTGATGGAGGGCGCCGCGCAGTCGACGGCAAAGGAAATTACGGATCGGCTCGGACTCGGGATCGGCGTCGCCGGCTCGGGTATATCCAACTGCGGTCCGGCGCTCGGACTTGGCGCCAACATCACCGACCGTGCTTCGATCCGCCACATGCTCGATCAGGTGGCACTCGCCTACGGCGGATTCGACGCGATCGTCGTCACCGCCGGGGTGTTCGTGCCGAGCGACACGACCGGGCACATCCCGGATGAGAAATGGGCGCTCACGTTCAACATTAACGTGACCGGCAGCTATCTCGTCGCGGACGAGGCGGCGAAGACCTGGCGCGATCAGGGGCTGCGCGGCAGCCTCGTGCTCACGACGTCGGCGAATGCCGTCGTCGCGAAGAAAGGCTCCGTCGCCTACGACACCTCGAAGGCGGCCGCCAGTCACCTCGTGCGCGAGCTCGCGATCGAGCTTGCTCCGCTGGTTCGCGTGAATGGCGTGGCTCCGGCCACCGTGGTGCAGGGCTCGGCCATGTTTCCCCGCGACCGCGTCATCGGTTCGCTCGCGAAATACAACATCGCGTTCGCCGCCGATGAACCGACCGATTCGCTCGTGCGCAAGCTCGCGCAGTTCTATGCCGATCGGACGTTGACGAAAGCGCCGATCACGCCCGGGGACCAGGCGGAGGCGTATTTCCTCCTCGTCTCGTCGCGATTGGCGAAGACCACGGGCCAGATCCTCACCGTCGACGGCGGCCTACACGAAGCCTTCCTCCGCTAG